A genomic segment from uncultured Marinifilum sp. encodes:
- a CDS encoding S1 RNA-binding domain-containing protein, protein MNENQSWQKIASKYKEGTKHIARVTKLLDYACYVELEKDVLAFLHRQDMAWVTINLKPANMVSCGDCIEVMVLELNEEKKSIILGMKQCTANPWEGIEERYPEGKCVNGIVNRVLDYGCMVLIEEGIEGIVYVSEMDWTNKNMHPSCFVSVGDTIEVMVLDVNEARYRMSLGLKQCKPNPWEQFAQKYQLNDILTAEFDSFFQFGFFVKLEWNLSGIVYSSDLSYNTEDFKEGDKLKVRVLNVDAERERIGLEIVSSEF, encoded by the coding sequence ATGAATGAAAACCAGTCGTGGCAAAAAATTGCCTCTAAATATAAAGAAGGAACAAAACACATAGCTCGTGTTACAAAATTGCTTGATTATGCTTGTTATGTGGAATTAGAAAAGGATGTTCTGGCTTTTTTGCATCGTCAGGATATGGCCTGGGTAACTATCAATTTAAAGCCTGCTAATATGGTTTCGTGCGGAGATTGTATAGAGGTAATGGTTTTAGAATTAAACGAAGAAAAAAAGAGCATTATTCTGGGAATGAAACAGTGCACTGCAAACCCATGGGAGGGAATAGAAGAACGATATCCTGAAGGAAAGTGTGTAAATGGCATAGTTAATCGCGTACTCGATTATGGTTGTATGGTGCTGATTGAAGAAGGTATAGAAGGTATAGTTTATGTTTCTGAAATGGATTGGACCAATAAAAATATGCATCCCAGCTGTTTTGTAAGTGTTGGCGATACAATAGAGGTAATGGTTTTAGATGTAAACGAAGCAAGGTATAGAATGTCACTCGGATTAAAACAGTGTAAGCCAAACCCTTGGGAACAATTCGCACAAAAATATCAGCTAAATGATATCTTGACTGCTGAGTTCGATTCATTTTTCCAATTTGGTTTTTTCGTTAAATTAGAATGGAATCTTTCGGGTATAGTTTATTCTTCTGATTTATCTTATAATACAGAAGATTTTAAAGAGGGTGATAAGCTAAAGGTAAGAGTTTTAAATGTTGATGCTGAGCGAGAACGCATTGGTTTGGAGATAGTATCATCAGAATTTTAA
- a CDS encoding alpha/beta hydrolase-fold protein, with amino-acid sequence MRNLLFLTIVMTFFMHVNAQNEIPNVVSGKIERVENFKSEFVTARNVDIWLPEGYCLENKYSVLYMHDGQMLYDAEKSWNKQAWDVDDVASKLRKSGKLKDFIVVGIWNGGENRHPDYFPQKPFESLSQIEKDTINAQLKLSHVPLKKVFCPQSDNYLKFLVKELKPYIDKKYSVRTNKENTFVAGSSMGGLISMYAICEYPHIFGGAACLSTHWLGTFTLENNPIPNAFVKYLSENLPNPKTHKIYFDCGDQTLDALYPEIQKKVDSLMISKGYNKANWITKYFPGENHSEKAWSKRLNIPLEFLFEK; translated from the coding sequence ATGAGAAATCTTCTTTTTTTAACGATTGTAATGACCTTTTTTATGCATGTAAATGCGCAAAATGAAATACCAAATGTTGTAAGTGGAAAAATAGAACGAGTTGAGAATTTTAAGTCAGAATTTGTTACCGCCCGAAATGTTGATATTTGGTTGCCGGAAGGATATTGTTTAGAGAATAAATATTCAGTATTATATATGCATGATGGCCAAATGTTGTACGACGCTGAGAAATCGTGGAACAAACAAGCATGGGATGTTGATGATGTTGCCTCAAAGCTTAGAAAATCAGGAAAACTTAAGGATTTTATAGTGGTAGGAATTTGGAATGGCGGAGAAAACAGACATCCCGATTACTTTCCTCAGAAACCATTTGAGAGTTTATCGCAAATTGAAAAAGATACTATAAATGCTCAACTTAAGCTTTCTCATGTTCCATTAAAAAAGGTATTTTGTCCACAGTCAGATAACTATCTTAAATTTCTGGTAAAAGAGCTAAAGCCTTACATCGATAAAAAATATTCTGTTCGAACAAATAAAGAAAATACATTTGTAGCAGGTAGTAGCATGGGAGGATTAATATCCATGTATGCGATTTGTGAATATCCGCATATATTTGGTGGCGCTGCTTGTTTGTCTACACATTGGCTTGGTACATTTACGCTTGAAAACAATCCAATTCCAAATGCATTTGTGAAATATTTAAGCGAAAATTTGCCCAATCCTAAAACTCACAAAATCTATTTCGATTGTGGTGATCAAACCTTAGATGCTTTGTATCCCGAAATACAGAAAAAAGTAGATTCGTTAATGATTTCTAAAGGATATAATAAAGCCAATTGGATAACTAAGTATTTTCCAGGAGAAAATCACAGCGAGAAAGCATGGAGTAAAAGATTGAACATCCCTTTGGAGTTTTTATTCGAAAAATAA
- a CDS encoding TIM-barrel domain-containing protein, translating to MSCIKRIVLQFTILLIFASASNTVFAQNSLRTYQSFKLDKQQLVIYTNQGAYKIQFYNKNIVETAFIPKGEKEIEGPDAIILTPQSGFAKLTEKKNILLYKSQGINVSISKSPFNISYNYKGKHLISEKEGYIKTDTTENIDFSIVKDEVLFGGGARVLGMNHRGYRLQLYNRAHYGYGTHSELMNYTMPLVVSSKKYAVHFDNAPIGFLDLDSKKTNTLRYETIGGRKVYQVIASDTWQDFTYQFTKLTGRQPMLPRWSFGNFSSRFGYHSQKETVETINEFLKDSIPVDAIILDLFWFGKEMKGEMGNLAFYRDSFPEPEKMIADLDAKGVKTILITEPFILTTSYRWNEAVKEEVLGTDSVGNPYTFDFYFGNTGLVDVFKPKAINWFWNIYKGLTNKGVAGWWGDLGEPEVHPENLQHVNGSANQVHNIYGHYWAKMVYEGYEKDFPNKRPFILMRAGAVGSQRYGMIPWTGDVSRSWDGLKPQSEISLQMGLQGISYMHSDLGGFAGDNLDDELYVRWLQYGVFQPIFRPHAQEAVPSEPVFREPKTKALAKKSIELRYQLMPYIYTMAFKNNQTGLPLMRPLFFEEPENKELLTVADTYLWGDAFLVSTITDAGLKEKKVYMPKGFNWFDFKSDKEYEGGKTYFVKTEEDHIPVFVRAGSFIPMKNGMRNTRDYSLENFDLHFYYNPSVSKSNGELYNDNGETPKAYEKGEYEFMTFTSKSSKHKLELNVNTERGSQYTSGNKSVSWIIHNIRKSPKKILVDKNYLDFKWDKKSRKLRFKTLIKEDINQSITIKLAK from the coding sequence ATGAGTTGTATAAAACGAATTGTATTACAATTTACTATTCTCTTAATTTTTGCAAGTGCATCTAATACTGTTTTTGCTCAAAATAGTTTGCGCACTTATCAATCTTTTAAATTGGATAAGCAGCAGTTGGTAATTTATACCAATCAGGGAGCTTATAAAATTCAGTTTTACAATAAAAATATTGTGGAAACTGCTTTTATCCCGAAAGGAGAAAAAGAAATAGAAGGGCCCGATGCGATAATTCTGACTCCACAAAGTGGATTTGCAAAGTTAACTGAAAAGAAAAATATACTGCTTTATAAATCGCAAGGAATAAATGTAAGTATTTCTAAATCTCCTTTCAATATTTCATATAACTATAAGGGAAAACACCTGATCTCGGAAAAAGAAGGATACATAAAAACCGATACAACCGAAAATATTGATTTTTCAATTGTTAAGGATGAAGTTCTTTTTGGAGGTGGAGCTCGCGTGTTGGGCATGAATCATCGTGGATATCGACTTCAGCTTTATAACCGTGCGCATTACGGATACGGAACACATTCCGAGTTAATGAACTACACAATGCCATTGGTTGTTTCATCGAAGAAATATGCAGTACATTTCGATAATGCTCCCATTGGATTTCTCGATTTAGACAGTAAAAAAACAAATACACTTCGATACGAAACCATTGGTGGTAGAAAAGTTTATCAGGTAATTGCTAGCGATACCTGGCAGGATTTTACCTATCAGTTTACGAAGCTTACCGGACGTCAGCCTATGTTGCCGCGTTGGTCTTTTGGTAATTTTTCAAGTAGGTTTGGATATCATTCGCAAAAGGAAACTGTAGAAACGATTAATGAATTTTTAAAAGATTCGATTCCTGTAGATGCCATAATTCTGGATCTTTTCTGGTTTGGAAAAGAAATGAAAGGTGAAATGGGAAATTTGGCTTTTTACCGTGATTCTTTTCCTGAACCAGAGAAAATGATTGCTGATTTAGATGCCAAAGGAGTTAAAACAATTTTAATTACAGAACCTTTTATTTTGACAACTTCGTATCGTTGGAATGAGGCTGTAAAAGAAGAAGTTTTGGGAACCGATTCTGTTGGAAATCCTTATACTTTCGATTTTTATTTTGGAAATACAGGATTGGTTGATGTTTTTAAACCCAAAGCAATTAACTGGTTTTGGAATATATACAAAGGTTTGACTAATAAAGGTGTAGCAGGCTGGTGGGGCGATTTAGGCGAACCAGAAGTTCATCCTGAGAATTTGCAGCATGTTAACGGATCTGCCAATCAGGTTCATAATATTTACGGACATTACTGGGCAAAAATGGTGTACGAAGGCTACGAAAAAGATTTTCCGAATAAGCGTCCTTTTATTTTAATGCGTGCAGGCGCAGTTGGTTCGCAACGTTACGGTATGATTCCATGGACTGGCGATGTGAGCCGATCGTGGGATGGTTTAAAGCCTCAAAGCGAGATATCCTTGCAAATGGGATTGCAGGGAATTTCATATATGCACTCCGATTTAGGTGGCTTTGCCGGTGATAATCTGGATGATGAGTTGTATGTCCGGTGGCTACAATATGGTGTTTTTCAACCAATTTTTCGTCCGCATGCGCAAGAAGCTGTTCCTTCCGAACCCGTATTTCGCGAACCAAAAACAAAAGCTCTGGCAAAAAAATCTATAGAATTAAGATATCAATTAATGCCATACATTTATACCATGGCCTTTAAAAATAATCAGACAGGATTGCCGCTCATGCGTCCTTTGTTTTTCGAGGAGCCAGAGAATAAAGAACTACTTACTGTGGCCGATACTTATTTATGGGGAGATGCATTTTTAGTATCTACCATTACCGATGCAGGATTGAAAGAAAAAAAGGTTTACATGCCTAAAGGATTTAATTGGTTCGATTTTAAATCGGATAAAGAATATGAAGGAGGAAAAACCTACTTCGTAAAAACAGAGGAAGATCATATTCCTGTATTTGTTCGAGCTGGATCTTTTATTCCCATGAAAAATGGAATGAGAAATACTAGAGATTACAGCTTGGAAAATTTCGATTTGCATTTTTACTACAATCCATCGGTATCGAAAAGTAATGGCGAATTGTATAACGATAATGGAGAAACTCCTAAGGCTTATGAAAAAGGAGAATATGAGTTCATGACATTTACGTCTAAATCATCAAAACATAAGCTCGAATTAAATGTAAATACCGAAAGAGGTAGTCAATACACTTCAGGGAATAAATCTGTTAGCTGGATTATTCATAATATCAGAAAATCGCCAAAGAAAATTTTAGTAGATAAAAACTACCTTGACTTTAAATGGGATAAAAAATCAAGAAAACTCCGATTTAAAACACTTATTAAAGAAGATATTAATCAATCAATCACCATAAAACTAGCGAAATAA
- a CDS encoding alpha-amylase family glycosyl hydrolase: MKIKTFSIFAALLFFLAACSTVEKKVETAKTPFVWEGANLYFLLTDRFNNGTSNNDVNFERELPTATLRGFEGGDIKGITQKIKEGYFTNLGINAIWFTPVTEQIHGVVDEGTGNTYGFHGYWAKDWTALDPNFGSMQDLSELVETAHAKGIRIVMDAVINHTGPVTEKDPVWDNNWVRVKPTCTYKSYETTIECTLTNNLPDIKTESNVEVDIPETLAQKWKDEGRYEQEMKELDEFFARTAYPRTPKYYMIKWLCDYIIDFGIDGYRADTVKHTEESVWADFRKECEYAFQLWKRNNPDKILDDNEFYTVGEVYNYNISNKFAFDFGDKKVNYFANGFNGLINFEFKYNAQSSYEDLFSKYSNILNGDLSAYGVLNYLTSHDDGSPFDPKREKCFETATKLLLSPGTSQVYYGDETARPLIIEGAVGDATLRSFMNWDDIKTNEKTKAVLAHWQKLGKFRINHPAVGAGVHKMISEKPYIFSRTFKKGEYNDMVFIGLDLPKGEKELVISGLENGANLRDAYSGKNVEVKNGKVNIDTEFDIVLLELI, translated from the coding sequence ATGAAGATCAAAACATTCAGCATTTTTGCAGCCTTGCTGTTCTTTCTTGCAGCCTGTTCTACAGTAGAAAAGAAAGTTGAAACAGCTAAAACTCCATTTGTATGGGAAGGAGCCAATCTGTATTTTTTATTGACAGATCGATTTAATAACGGAACAAGTAATAACGATGTAAATTTCGAAAGAGAGTTACCAACTGCTACTTTACGAGGTTTTGAAGGTGGCGATATTAAAGGAATTACCCAGAAAATAAAAGAAGGTTATTTTACTAATTTGGGAATTAACGCCATCTGGTTTACTCCGGTTACCGAACAAATTCACGGAGTTGTTGATGAGGGAACAGGAAATACCTACGGTTTTCATGGATACTGGGCAAAAGACTGGACAGCCTTGGATCCTAATTTTGGTAGCATGCAGGATTTGTCCGAATTGGTTGAAACAGCTCATGCCAAAGGAATACGTATTGTAATGGATGCAGTAATTAATCATACTGGTCCGGTTACAGAGAAAGATCCTGTTTGGGATAACAATTGGGTTCGGGTTAAACCAACTTGTACTTATAAATCTTACGAAACAACTATAGAATGTACCTTAACAAATAACTTACCAGATATTAAAACAGAAAGTAATGTTGAGGTTGATATTCCTGAAACTTTGGCTCAGAAATGGAAAGATGAAGGTCGTTACGAACAGGAAATGAAAGAACTCGATGAGTTTTTTGCTCGTACGGCTTATCCAAGAACTCCAAAATATTATATGATAAAGTGGTTGTGCGATTATATTATCGATTTTGGAATTGATGGTTATAGGGCAGATACTGTGAAACATACCGAAGAATCTGTGTGGGCTGACTTTCGAAAAGAGTGTGAATATGCATTTCAGTTGTGGAAAAGAAATAATCCTGATAAAATATTAGATGATAATGAGTTTTATACAGTTGGGGAAGTATACAATTACAATATCAGTAATAAATTTGCTTTCGATTTTGGAGACAAAAAAGTGAATTATTTTGCCAATGGATTTAATGGTTTAATCAATTTTGAGTTTAAGTACAATGCTCAATCTTCTTACGAAGATTTATTCTCAAAATATTCTAATATCCTTAATGGTGATTTAAGTGCTTATGGTGTTTTAAATTATCTTACTTCTCACGACGATGGTTCTCCTTTTGATCCGAAAAGAGAAAAATGTTTCGAAACAGCTACAAAATTATTGCTTTCGCCAGGTACTTCTCAAGTATATTATGGCGATGAAACTGCTCGACCGCTTATAATAGAAGGTGCTGTTGGAGATGCTACCTTACGTTCATTTATGAATTGGGATGATATTAAAACAAATGAAAAAACGAAAGCTGTTTTAGCACACTGGCAAAAGCTAGGTAAGTTTCGTATAAATCATCCTGCAGTTGGTGCTGGTGTGCATAAAATGATTTCTGAAAAGCCTTATATTTTTAGCCGAACGTTTAAAAAAGGCGAATATAATGATATGGTGTTTATTGGATTAGACTTGCCTAAAGGAGAAAAAGAATTGGTGATATCAGGTCTCGAAAATGGTGCTAATCTTCGCGATGCCTATTCAGGAAAGAATGTAGAAGTGAAGAACGGAAAAGTAAATATAGATACTGAATTTGATATTGTCTTGTTGGAGCTTATATAA
- a CDS encoding DUF3124 domain-containing protein: MRKIFELLVILMLVSACGQNEINKYPSQQANWESKKADIASFDNYVHGKSYLPIYSHIYHVQEHRAFDLTTTVSIRNISLSDTVYILKADYYNTIGENIRQYIKTPIYLNPLETIEIIIKEQDVEGGSGANFIFDWAKLNDKNPPLFEAVMISTYGQQGLSFITRGVPIVE, translated from the coding sequence ATGAGAAAAATATTTGAATTACTAGTGATATTGATGCTTGTTAGTGCTTGTGGACAAAATGAAATTAATAAGTATCCTAGCCAACAGGCAAATTGGGAGAGCAAAAAAGCGGATATCGCGAGTTTTGATAATTATGTACATGGAAAATCTTATCTTCCCATTTATTCCCATATTTATCATGTTCAGGAGCATAGAGCATTTGATCTTACAACTACGGTTAGTATTAGAAATATTTCATTAAGCGATACGGTTTATATTTTAAAAGCAGATTATTATAATACAATTGGAGAAAATATCAGACAATATATTAAAACTCCTATTTATTTAAATCCCTTGGAAACTATCGAGATAATAATTAAGGAACAGGATGTTGAGGGAGGTTCGGGTGCTAATTTTATTTTCGATTGGGCAAAGTTGAATGATAAAAATCCGCCTTTATTCGAAGCTGTAATGATCTCAACTTACGGACAACAGGGACTCTCTTTTATAACTCGTGGTGTACCAATTGTTGAATAA
- a CDS encoding transposase, whose protein sequence is MNGDKFRRQYKTNLSGFDQWDKKLHAKDYLIFPENIGSNLALDETAFSNGELYTILSNKDKKGKQGSLVGVFNGTQADSIISLIREHISEELRYTVKEVTLDMAGSMNKIARKCFLKAEITTDRFHVQKLANDAVQELRIKHRWKIIDDENAEYKKAKLEGKLYKPEILENGDTLRQLMARARYALYKSPEKWTTSQEIRARLLFERFPEIKKAYRLSDGLRKIYNQSLEPNVARLKLAQWFDEIERAGMDSFNSIKRTFEVHHKQIVNYFLNRSTNAFAESLNAKIKNFRRSLRGIVDLDFFLFRLSKNFCLAKKNCGVDPTFDGDPESTKQEVRIKI, encoded by the coding sequence ATAAATGGTGATAAATTTCGAAGACAGTACAAAACAAATTTAAGTGGTTTTGATCAATGGGATAAAAAGCTACACGCCAAAGATTACCTGATATTTCCTGAAAACATAGGTTCTAATTTAGCTCTTGATGAAACAGCCTTTTCAAATGGAGAGTTGTATACCATTCTCAGTAACAAAGATAAAAAAGGAAAGCAAGGTAGCTTGGTTGGTGTGTTTAACGGAACACAAGCTGATTCCATTATAAGTTTAATTCGCGAACACATTTCAGAAGAGTTGCGCTATACCGTTAAAGAAGTTACTCTTGACATGGCTGGTAGCATGAATAAGATCGCAAGAAAATGTTTTCTAAAAGCTGAAATCACTACAGATCGATTTCATGTGCAAAAGCTGGCCAATGATGCCGTACAAGAGCTTAGAATTAAGCATAGGTGGAAGATAATAGATGATGAAAATGCAGAGTATAAGAAAGCGAAATTAGAAGGAAAATTGTATAAACCTGAAATATTGGAAAATGGTGATACACTGCGACAATTGATGGCTAGAGCTCGTTATGCATTGTATAAATCTCCGGAAAAATGGACTACATCTCAAGAAATCAGAGCTCGTTTATTATTTGAAAGATTTCCCGAAATTAAGAAAGCATACAGGCTCTCGGATGGACTTAGAAAAATATACAATCAATCTTTAGAACCAAATGTAGCAAGACTTAAACTAGCACAATGGTTCGATGAAATTGAAAGAGCCGGAATGGATTCTTTTAATTCAATAAAAAGAACTTTTGAAGTACATCATAAACAAATTGTTAATTATTTCTTGAATAGAAGTACAAACGCTTTTGCCGAATCTTTAAATGCTAAAATTAAAAATTTCAGAAGATCTTTAAGAGGGATTGTTGATTTAGATTTCTTCCTTTTTAGGTTATCTAAAAATTTTTGCTTAGCTAAAAAAAATTGTGGAGTAGACCCAACTTTTGATGGTGACCCCGAATCTACAAAACAAGAGGTGCGAATAAAAATATAA
- a CDS encoding alpha-amylase family glycosyl hydrolase — translation MKKMNRIVLSIAILAGILTACQNKPAAKAVAEEVKTEKPVEWSRNANIYEVNIRQYTPEGTINAFAKHIPRLKEMGVDILWLMPVYPISEKNRKGSMGSYYAVADYRAVNPEFGTMEDLQNLVKKAHQMGMKVILDWVANHTGWDNVIMAEHKDWYTQNEKGEIVIPEGTDWSDTADLNYENKDMREYMIGSLKYWIENADVDGFRCDVAGMVPTDFWETARKELDAVKPVFMLAEDGGHELLENAFDMGYGWDFHHLMNDIAKGEKNANDIEKFFAKVDTIFPADSYTMNFTTNHDENSWNGTSEERMGEGAKTFAVLTFTMPGMPLIYSGQEAGLNHRLKFFEKDEIDWSDLSMTEFYKPLLALKKNNKALQNGVKGGKIVRIPSDKNEAIYAFSREAEGNKVVVILNLSKETTKAILEMGANAGTYACFKDGNKHNLAAKLNLELKPWEYRVYVK, via the coding sequence ATGAAAAAAATGAATCGGATTGTTTTGAGTATTGCCATTTTAGCTGGAATACTAACTGCCTGCCAGAACAAACCTGCAGCTAAGGCTGTGGCTGAAGAAGTAAAAACAGAGAAACCAGTTGAATGGAGTAGAAATGCGAATATTTATGAGGTTAATATTCGCCAATATACGCCCGAAGGAACAATTAATGCTTTTGCGAAGCACATACCTCGTTTAAAAGAAATGGGTGTTGATATTCTTTGGTTAATGCCAGTGTATCCAATATCTGAAAAGAACAGAAAAGGTAGCATGGGTAGCTATTATGCTGTTGCAGATTATAGGGCTGTAAATCCTGAGTTTGGGACAATGGAAGATTTGCAAAATCTTGTGAAAAAAGCTCATCAAATGGGTATGAAAGTAATTCTCGATTGGGTGGCAAATCATACCGGTTGGGATAATGTGATTATGGCTGAGCATAAAGATTGGTACACTCAAAACGAGAAAGGAGAAATCGTAATTCCAGAAGGAACCGATTGGAGCGATACTGCTGATTTGAACTATGAGAATAAGGATATGCGCGAGTATATGATAGGTTCTTTAAAATATTGGATTGAGAATGCTGATGTTGATGGATTTCGTTGCGATGTGGCAGGAATGGTGCCTACCGATTTTTGGGAAACAGCTCGTAAGGAACTGGATGCAGTGAAACCCGTATTTATGTTGGCCGAAGATGGAGGACATGAACTATTGGAAAATGCCTTTGATATGGGATACGGATGGGATTTCCATCACCTGATGAATGATATTGCTAAAGGAGAGAAAAATGCCAATGATATTGAGAAATTTTTTGCGAAAGTTGATACCATTTTTCCTGCTGATTCTTATACAATGAACTTTACCACTAATCACGATGAAAACTCATGGAATGGTACAAGCGAGGAGAGAATGGGAGAAGGAGCTAAAACTTTTGCAGTTTTGACTTTTACAATGCCTGGTATGCCTTTGATTTACAGTGGTCAGGAAGCTGGTTTAAACCACCGATTGAAATTCTTCGAGAAAGATGAAATCGATTGGTCGGACTTGAGTATGACAGAATTTTATAAACCACTTTTGGCTTTAAAGAAAAATAATAAGGCTCTTCAGAATGGTGTAAAAGGAGGAAAAATTGTTCGAATTCCTTCGGATAAAAACGAAGCAATTTATGCTTTTTCGCGCGAAGCAGAAGGAAACAAGGTAGTTGTAATTTTAAACCTAAGTAAGGAAACCACAAAAGCTATCCTTGAAATGGGAGCAAATGCAGGTACTTATGCTTGCTTTAAAGATGGAAACAAGCATAATCTTGCTGCAAAACTTAATTTGGAGTTAAAGCCTTGGGAATATAGAGTATATGTAAAATAA